GATTGCAAGTTCGTGCTGCATCCAGATCAACAGGCCGACCATGACAATCCAGCTGGCGGTCGGTTGCAGCGCGAAGATCAGATGCAGTTCGCGCGCAGCCGCCTCGCCGTTTTGCGGATCGAAACCGACGATATCAAGCGCCGCATAGCTGACCGCGATCGCGGCAGCGACGCCGAATTTCGCCATCAGGTTCAAGAGCGCAAAGAGGAAGGCCGACCGGCTCCGCCCGCATCGCGCGCTGTCGCGCGGAATCAGGTCGGCAAGCATCGAATAGGTGAACAGCAGGCCGACGAAGCCGGTGCCGAGCATCAGCGAAAAGCCGACCGCCTGCCCCAGCCCGCGCGGCTGCTGTGCCAGTGTCGCGACGAGCAGACTGCCGATCAGCAGCCCCATCGCCATCATCATCGGCGGCTTGCCGAAGCGGCGCGCGAGGAAAGTCCAGACCGGCGACGCCAGCGCCCCGCCGATGAAGCTCGCAAAAAGCAGAACGGCGCTCTGCGCGTCGAGATCGAGCACGGCCGCGGCGAAGAAGACGAAGAGCGAAGTCAGCGACCCGAAAGCGAAGCTGTTGAGGAACTGCACCCCGAGCAGCAGCATCAGGGGCCGAAAGGACAGCGACGCGCGGATTTCGTGCCGCCAGCCGAAGCCGGATTCGGCCACCACCGCGCGCAACGGCACGCGGCGGATCGCGACGAGCGCTATCGGCACCAATAGAAGGAAGAGGCTGGCATAGGCCATGATCCGCCCCTGCAGACTAAGCCCCGGAATCAGCAGCTGCGCCGCGGCGGGCGCGGCGAAAGCCAGGATCAGCGCGATTTTCGCGAACCAGTCGCGCATGCCATAGAGGAGCGCGCTGTCGGCCGGCGTGCGGACGAGCGCCGATCCCCACGACAGCTGCGCGACCTCGTACAGACTGTAGCTCGAGTAAAACAGCACCATCATCAGGAAGAGCGCCGCGAACGGCAGTTGATCGCCCACGGTTACGAGCGCCAGCAGCAGTAGCGACAAGGGAAGCAGCGCCAGCAGCATCCAGCGCCGGTGCGCGCCCAGCCCGGTGCGGGCGCGATCGACCATCGTCCCGATCAGCGGATCGACGGCACCGTCCCAGATCGTCGTCAGCGAAAAGAGAAGCCCGACCAGCGCAACCGAAATCGCCCCGCCCTCGGCGATATAAGGCGGCAGATAGACGCTGAATGGAAGGCCGAGCATGACCGTCGGCCCCGCGGTTGCAGCATAGGCGGCGACGGTGCGCGGCCGCAAGGCGGAGGTTTCGTCGGCCGGGGCGGCCGATGGCAGGGCGGTACTGGCCAAGTTGCGACACTCCCGAAACGGAAGGCGCAGGTTTTCAGTTACTGACAATCATGTCAACATCAACGCGTCGCGCAGACGCTTTACCGGATCTTGAAATGCGACAGGAACGGCTGGAGCCGCCAGTCGATCTGCTCGGGATCGAGCCATTCGACCTCTATCCCCATCAGCGTGTTCAGCATCGAATCGCCGATGACGATATCGAAAAACAGGCGCGCTGCGGCGTCCGGGCGATCAATCTCGGCCCTGCCCGTCGCCGCCCATTCGGCGAACAGTTCGATCAATTCCTCCAGCGCAGGCACATGAAGGTCGAGGTAGATCTGCATGGCAAATTCGTGGTCGCGCAAACTTTCCGATATCAACATGCGCATCAGGGCGACCGCGTGCGGCGATTCCATCAGCTCTTTCTGGCGATGCGCATAACGCTTCAGGACATCGACGCTCGACAGTCCCCGGATCGCATCATCGTCGAGCGACCTGAGCATGGCTTCGTCGCACCAGCGGGTCGCGATCGCGCGGAGCAATCCCTGCTTGTTGCCGAACAGTTCATAAAGGGTCGCGAGCGAACCGCCCGAGCGTTTGACGATTTCGGCAAGGCTGGTGCGCTCGTAGCCCTGTTCGAGAAATAACGACTCGGCGGCGTCGAGAATAGCGCTTTGCCGCCGTTCGCGCGGCGATGACTTATCCATTTGACATAAAATCGTTTCCGACATGCTCAATTCCCGCTCCCCTTCCCTTGCTCTTTCCTGTAATTTAAATTACACGGCGCATCGGCGCAAGCATTTGCGTATAAACAAATCCCGCACAACTGCGATTTTTCAGGGGTTCATATGAGTCGCGTCCGTCCTCTCAGCTGCGCCGCCGGCGCTGCGCTGGCCTTTCTGCTGGCTGCCTGCTCGTCCGAGGCGCCCCCCGCGCCACCCCCGCCAGAGGTCAATATCGTGACCGTCCGCGCGCAAGCCGTGCCGAACGTCATCGAACTGCCCGGTCGGGTTCAGGCGTATCGCACGTCCGAAGTCCGCGCGCGCGTCAACGGCATCGTCGAACGGCGACTGTTCGACGAGGGCAGCTA
This genomic interval from Sphingopyxis chilensis contains the following:
- a CDS encoding MFS transporter produces the protein MASTALPSAAPADETSALRPRTVAAYAATAGPTVMLGLPFSVYLPPYIAEGGAISVALVGLLFSLTTIWDGAVDPLIGTMVDRARTGLGAHRRWMLLALLPLSLLLLALVTVGDQLPFAALFLMMVLFYSSYSLYEVAQLSWGSALVRTPADSALLYGMRDWFAKIALILAFAAPAAAQLLIPGLSLQGRIMAYASLFLLLVPIALVAIRRVPLRAVVAESGFGWRHEIRASLSFRPLMLLLGVQFLNSFAFGSLTSLFVFFAAAVLDLDAQSAVLLFASFIGGALASPVWTFLARRFGKPPMMMAMGLLIGSLLVATLAQQPRGLGQAVGFSLMLGTGFVGLLFTYSMLADLIPRDSARCGRSRSAFLFALLNLMAKFGVAAAIAVSYAALDIVGFDPQNGEAAARELHLIFALQPTASWIVMVGLLIWMQHELAIAARPK
- a CDS encoding TetR/AcrR family transcriptional regulator, giving the protein MDKSSPRERRQSAILDAAESLFLEQGYERTSLAEIVKRSGGSLATLYELFGNKQGLLRAIATRWCDEAMLRSLDDDAIRGLSSVDVLKRYAHRQKELMESPHAVALMRMLISESLRDHEFAMQIYLDLHVPALEELIELFAEWAATGRAEIDRPDAAARLFFDIVIGDSMLNTLMGIEVEWLDPEQIDWRLQPFLSHFKIR